The stretch of DNA TTGGCAGCCACTTCATTATAATAGAAGTAGACAAGCTAAAACAAAGAGCATTTAGAGCTGGTGCAGCACTAAGTGAAGTTCTTTTCAGGCTGCCTCTCAGACTGGGTCGCCTCATATATAAGACATCTAACTGGTAACCTTTGTTAAAACGTTTGTTTTGCTTTGTCTAATTTGGTTTCATGAATGAACAATTAACCAAAATAAAACTCACATTCAGTCGCTAATACAAAAGAGAACAGAAGGATAAAACAGCAAGCAACTAAAATGCTATCTAGAGCCTAGAGGTCATGTGAAATGCAGTGATAACTCTGGAGTACTGGTCGAACAAAAAAAAATTACCTTGAAGTTGATTTGGTATCTCCATGGAAGTATCAAATACTTTATTGCCAGAGCTGCTGTTTGATATCTGTCACAAGGATGGGAATCAAAACTGCATCCAGATTTAAAGATCATTTCCTTAAGACCGTAAATAATGACAGCACAGCCTACTAAGCAAAGGTAACCTGGAGGTCACAACCTAACCAGAATAGGGTGACACAAACGATGATGACAGAACAGAATCTAAATGCCATCGGTTAGCTATCATCTCAGTTGAACTTTTTGAGGTAAAGATTAAGAAGACACCCTGAAAACCAATGCTCGGCAGGGAGAGACAAGAAAGCTTAAGATTCCATTCAAGGGACAATCCATTTGTGAACGCTAACAGAAAAGTCATCTACCATTTACTACTGAATTTCAGATAATATACTTGCCATTTAGCATGGAATAGGTCCTGCAATCCTACATAATCAGTGTTCACAGCAAACAGCGTACACACATATCACTTTGCCACTTGGCCTTGTGGAATTTAAAAGAAAACCCATCAGAGCAACTAAGGATATCTCTCCCCTCAAAAGAACACAACAGATAAAATTTCCCTTATTTCCATTTTATACTTTCTCCAACACTCTAAAGCTCGCAGGAAAGCAGATATGGGTGCAGAAACATTGTCAATTAAGGTGTACGCTCACTTTGCCCATTATGCAGGAAAATGAATCAAAGAAAACTATCATCTACACACTGATATTTCATGCTTCGCACCAGTTCAGGTACAACAAACAAGCAAAGCTTCACAGAATACTCAATAGTATGTTTTTCTTACCAATTTTTCATCTACTTCCTTTGCAGTATCCTTGCCTCCAATTAGGGACAAATTTCCAGTATATTCTTTTGCAAGATCTTCAGCAAGAAAATACTCACGATCAGCACTTCCTTTAACTACGTTCTTTTTTCCATTTTCAAAAGTAGTTCCAGTTGAACGTATTGCCTTCTCTTCTTCAAGAATCTTGTCATTATCTTTAGATCTTGGTGATGAGGGTTTTGGTACAGCAGAATCTGACATCTCAAATGTAGCTCCTTTGTCCTCTAGGACTAATGAACTCTTCACATTGCCACTATCTGTACTGTCAGACCCATCTAGTTTGTTATCTTGCACCACATCTGAGCTCCCTTTAAGAGCTTGAACAGCTAGTATATGTGCAGATTTTTGAAGCcacttgatgattttcaacttcaaccCATGGGAAAAGGTCGTGGTTTCACCCTGAGAATCAGAGAATTAGCAAAATACCTTGGAAATAAATTTGTAATACTAGGCATAAGCTACATCCAAAGTACCACGAGAGCAGCTTCCAAGGATGCTGAAGAAATACCCACTTCGGATGCTATATCACTCACGCTAGCATTCCCTCTTTCGATTAGCTGCAAATACAGCAGACATTAATTTTTCTTCCCTGCCAAAGGCTCAGCAGTACATGCCTAGGTAATTATTGAATTCTGAATCAGGAGCAGTTAGCCAGTTACCTTTTTAAGCACCATAGCAATATCACCAGAGTTTCTCATAAGATTCTCACCAACTGAGGGATGATCAGTATCAATTTCCATACTTCGAGTTGCTTGAGCATTTAAATTTCTAACCTTATGGGGCAAAGCACCATGCTCCATCGTCTCTACTTTGATAAGATTATCAGGGTTAAAGCTACTGGTTTCATGGTTCAAGGATCTGTCCTTTTTCTTGCGTGTGAATCTCAGTTTTGGTATCTTTCCACTGCCGAGATTTGCATCATTCAGCCTCACTTCTGTAGGACTCTGCTCAGATGCATTATTACCTTTCCCTACAGAGTTGACATATCCAACTGAAGAATGCTTTGAGCAAAACGCTCTCAGCTCAACCTGCAGAACAAACAAACATGAAAAATGAACTGCAGCAATCTACATAAGGTTGTGGCAACAGCCAGAAGATAATGGTCTCACATTAGGAAGTCCAAATTTTCCCCATATCTCCATTTGGTGCTTGGACTCTCGTGCACATATAGGATGAAAGGCTGTCCGGCAGGCCCCTGAAACCACATGGAGCTTAGCATTAACAACATGCAAAAGTGGGTAAACCACATAGAGAATGTTTCAGCCATGAGAAAATAGCACACAAAGCATTGTTGGTTAATTAGGCAAACAAGTCAATCAACACAAGACAATAACAGTATCACAATCAAATAAGTGTCAATCACATAGCCAAGGAATCAATCAACATAAAACAAGATTCCTTCATGTCACCACGAGAAAATAACAGAGAACATCTTCGTTTACTTAGACAAGTAAGTCAATAACACAGGACAATACCAAAGTATCACAGGACACCACTTTAGTCAAGGAAAACCTTACTAAGAGGCTGCATCCACTCGTTATAAAAGACTATTACAGAAGTTTGTCACTCCACATAGGAGAAAGGATAGCAATACACTGAAAAGATACAAGCCGAATCAAATATCACAAGGCCTATTGCTAGATCACTATTTTAGAAAGCATCACTATTTTACAAATCATTCTAATGCCCCAGCCTGGTACAGCAGAATACGGATTATCATGCTCAACTGCAAACAGCATTCTACACCTAATTTTAAACAATTAATGATAATGATACAACACAAGACTGCAGTTCTCAAGCAATATTCTTCAAAACATATGGTCTCATAACCTTACGAATTATATTTAGTCAATCAAACTCAAAATGTGATAATGGAAACAAGGAGTAAAAGTACATACCATGGCTGCATCGAATGCATGCACCATGCTTAACCTTGCAAATGTTACACACCAGTTTCCTCTGATTCTCTTGCACCCATCCAACATTTGTAATAGGCTCCATTGAATCCATGTCCTCCACAAGAGCCTCTGGCCTCCAAAGAGTACAAAACAAGTGTGCGAATTTTAGGTTGCCTCCATCTGCAGTTCGACTAGGCTCCCCTATTACAGGTTTTAGGGCCCCTTTCTCCTTTGGGCATAGCAAACACGGCATTGAAAGGGTGATGCCTGCATCTTTCTTCAATGAGCACCCTGTCGACTTCACATACTTGCACCAAGTGCACAACCACTGGCCATCTGGCACAACATGCAAACCATAGCACCACTGGTGCACGGAAACCTTGCAGTTATTACAGCAAAGCATCCTATTGGACGCCATTTCAGTCTCTCCCAAACAGCAAACATCGCACATCGTCCCAGCCTGAGATCCCAGGCGTGGAAGCAGCACAAGCTGCTCCAACCCAGCATCCACACCTATGAGCTTCCTCTTCTTGTTTGGCCTCTCAGAAGTGAGCACAACTCGCTGCCTTGCTCCTAGCAGCCAATGCAGCGATGTGCCTGCCTCATCTGCACATGCTGGTGACGCGGTGCCGCCGCTGCTACTACCTTGCTCCACTTCCATTGGCCACTCCCGCTTCACAACAGCATCATGTAAGCGCTGCTCCAGGCTCTGCTCACCACGCTCTCCGGTAGTAACCAGCTGCTGCACGACCACATCATGTATGCCCTGCTCCACGCTCATGTTACTGACAAAATCCATGGTCTGCCCACTGCGCTCCTTGGTACTGACGACCTCTTCGCCGCCCACGCCCAGGTAGGAGCTCGTCTCGGCGACAGCGACATCAAACGTCTCGCCTTGGTCCAGCAAGTCCTCGGTGGTGCCCAGGAATGGGATGGCGAGGCAGGGGTCGAGCTTCCCGTGGGCGAAGGGGAGCTTGGGCGTCAACATTTCGACGTCGCCCATGGTGACCGGCCTGAAATAGGCCTCGAAGTGGTCCCACGCGCCCTTCTTCCCGGAGGAGAGCGCCGCCGCGTTGAGCTGCGGCGGGCGCTCCTCGGCGGCCGCGTCCGGGAGCTCGAGCTTCTTGTGCTTCTTCCGCCTGTCGCTGGGCCCCGACCAGCTGACGAGGCGCGCGGGCAGGGTGGGCGCCCTGGACGCCGTCTCCTCGCCCTCGAACGGGGTCCGCAGGGACAGCGCCTTCCTGGCCTGCTCGAACGGGTCGACGCCGCCGAGGGCCGGGCCCTCCGGCGAGCCCTCGGCGCCGGCCATGCCCCGGGCGCTCATGCGGGGGAGGGGCGCATCGCCGGGGGAGGCGCCCGCGTCGGGGGAGGGGGCCTCCGGCGAGGCGGGACGGCGGGGAGGGCcggggcggggctagggttagggtttcgttcCGAGCGACCGACCGACCGGGGAGGGAGAGCTCTGCTCAGTTTCCCGACCGCGCCTTCGATTTCTCTCTCCGGCCCGGTTTTCTCGGTACGGGGTTCGGATCcgatgggagggagggagggagaaggggggagggggagggggagcggggcggggtggggtggggtggtggGGGCTAGCTGGCTAGGGGCGCATAGTAGGCGTGCGTGGCCGCGCCGGGACACGGGGTCCGTTGTGCATAGACCCAAATCGCGGGCTGGATGCACGCCGCGAACGGCAACTTTACAGCCCCCGGGCTGGCTGGCGTGCGCGCGGTGTTTCGTTCGGGTGAAGCGAGGCCGTGAGCGCAGACGGAACGGAAAACGGGGAGGCGTGTCCCGTCCTACTGTCAACCGCATTTGGAGGCTTCCATCTTTGGCGATTCGACGGTGCAGGATGGATGCAGCAATAATgttattaattattattattttccagGTAATATACGCCCTCGATTGCGATCTGATTTTACCAAATAATTGCCCTTGCGTTGCAGCAGGACACAAGTGTTTATTGGTATATCTAACTGGCGAACGTTTGCTGGGATGGAGCTCCCAGTGAACGACTGTAAAGTCATTGGATTGTGATCAGAGGCATGTCTTTTTTTCAAAAAATTACGTTGTGCCGCTGGCATTTTGTTTTCTAAACATGGCAATTCTCCCTTTCATACATGGCAAATCCCTCACAAATGCATGGCAGTTTTAATTGTATTGGCATGACAACTGGGGCGTTCACTGGCAATTTCTCCCCAGCGAGCGTTCGCCAGATAAATGGTCCATATTTATTAGGATTATATATTTGGTAAGCTTTTGTAGATTTTCAAAGAAAATGCTATTATTATATTTGGCAAGCATTTATTGACTTGCCAAAGAGAATATTAGGATTATATTTGGTAAGCATTTATTTACTTCCAAAGAAACATTGGAATTATATTTGGCAAGCATTTATTGACTTGCCAAAGAAAAATATTACGATTATATTTGGTAAGCATTTATTTACTTTCAAAGAAACATTAGAATTATATTTGGCAAGCATTTATTGACTTGCCAAAGAAAAATATTACGATTATATTTGGTAAGCACTTATTGAATTGCCAAAGAAAACATTAGGATTATACTTGGTAAAGCATTTATTGACTTCTGAAGAAAACTATACTCTCTTCCTTCTTACGTACAGATGTATGTAAAcatatttagagtgtagattcactcattttactctgtTGTAGTAGATAGTGAAACCTtttaaaaaacttatatttaggaatggaggaagtataatTGTTTATTTACCAAAAAAATGTGGGATAGTTGAGAGGGTTTGAAAGAAAAACACGGTGGAGAAAAACTGTCGATGGAAGGGGGAAATCAAAATGAAAAGGGGAATGAGAGGGCGTATATGCGGGAGGTTGGACGAAGGACGAGTAGACAATGAACGTTACGCATATTTTATCTTTCTATCTATCTACTTAAAGTATGCGAAGAGATTATATTCGGTAAGAACTTTTacctataaaataaataaataaattggtAAGTCAATAAAATATGGGGCAGTTGAAACTGTTTTCCAAAAAAACAAAGATGGTATCGGGAAAAAGATCGGAATGGTGAGAGGGTAGGGGTGTGGTAGGGGAGGTTGGACGAAGGACGAGCGATCGGAATGTTAGGAGAGTTTATTAAGCAACATATGTCGTGTCATGGATCACCACACCATGAATTGGCTTGTCTAAATATTTCAAATCATAATGATTTTGACGACCAAGAAATCAAACAAGAAAAAGGTAAGAACAGTAGCACAGAATGCAGTGCCATTGTATTGAATTTGTAGTTGTAAAGGATTATCAAGAAATATAGCATCAAAAGTTTTCATAGCCCGCAAGCTCCCCTTCGTAGCAACCTCCAACCGCTTGCGTCAGTAGCCCTGCTGCTAGCGGGAGAGCAACAATTGGAGCAAACTTGGTGACAGTGTTCCGGGCGAGGGGACTCTCACCACGACAGTTCCCGGCCTCGTGGGCCGGGCTGATGACCCCTGGGTCGGCTCCGTCCTAGGCCATATTGGGCCGCCCATGGCGGGTTATACAGAGACTCTGGAAGACTTGGCATGCAAACTAAAGATATCGGAGTTGTGGAGGACTCTACCTCCACCGGCGTACCCGACTAGGATCTGTAACCCTAGGACTCTCGGTGTGCTGTATAAGCCATGGGTTGGGCATAGGACAACTTACAATCCCTTGGTACTTTATCTGAGCTTTGTACACCCACCAGCGCAATATACACGAGCATGAGCAGTgtattatctccaccgtgagagctcGAACCTGGATAAAATTCTTGCTTTTGCTACCATCACACCCAATCACCTAGCTAGTATACCctatgacacgtctccaacgtatatataattttttatggtttcatgatattatattatcactttcatatagtttatatgtcattttatatcatttttatggactaacctattaatttaggTGTCAGCTCATGTGttctgcatgtttttggtttcacagaaaaatcataccaaacgaagtccaaacacgctgaaaatttatgagaattttttctgTAATATATGTGACACTAAAAGCTTCAAGAGGAGACCTGAAGACCCACGAGGGAGCCACAAGCCCAAGGGGcgtgcccctaggggggcgccaccCAAGCTCGTGGGCCCCCATGGATTCGTTTGACCTATTTCCGACTCCATAAATACTCCAATAATCACAAACCCTCAGAGCGAGACCAGAAACAACTTTATCATCATCGCAAGCCTCTGCTCGTTTGTGATCCAATATGGAGCCCTGTTCTAGCAATCTGCCAAGGGGGCAATCATCAGGGAGGCGGtcttcatcaaccttgttgcctttatgatgatgtgtgagtagttactacaggacctatgggtccatagcaatAACTAGATGGCTTTCTTTCtcgatcttcaatacaatgatctcctttAAGatttattcaatgtaatcttctttgtagtgtgtttgttgggatccgacgaaGCGTGGGTTTAGGATCAGAATTATTCATTGAGCTATATGAGATTTTATCTAAAATCTTTTATATGTAATTTCATAGCTACGTATGCTTTTCCGATGTATTGATTCTTCTTTGGCCAATTAGATGGTTATATCTTCAAAGGGAGTGGTGCATAGTAGTGGGTTCCATCTTGCGGTAACTTTGTCTAGTGACAAAAGGGATAAGGGCATGTAttgtacgtattgtattgtttccactaAGGGGAAAACGACGGGGTTTGATCATATTGATTGATCTCTTCCTGTCTATATTATGTCATCATACTCATTGTGTTACTCCATTTTATGAACTTAATGCTttgatatgcatgctggatagcggtcttgggGTGGAGTGATAGTGGTAGGGGTCGGTAAGTTTAAcgttctacttgtcacggacgtaatgcctatattatATCATGCTATGAATGATCATCATAATTATTCGttattctgtcaattgcccaacagtaatttgtgcacccaccgtTACTAAGCTTTCGAGAGAtatgccactagtgaacctatgacCCCCAGGTATATCTTCTCACTAATACAAACTTCCTACAATTGCAATCCTATTTACTGTTTATTTTTATTCtgttatttattatcttgcaaaccattATCCTTTCACTCTCCGTTTTAATCTTGCAACTAGCAGgaaacaaggggattgacaacgcTCTAGCCTTTTGTTGGGTGCAAGTATCTTTTGTAGTTGTGTGCAGATGCTGCTAACATTATTAGTATGGTGCCTCCTACTGGTTCAATTAAACCTtgattcttaactgagggaaatactttttgCTGCTATgctacatcacccttcctcttgAGGGAAATCCAACTACTCCTGCGGGAGTAGCAAGACCCCTTCCTGCGGTGGGGACATCATCTGTCCTCGCACAGGCTCCAATTACTTTGACCTGGAGTTAGCCCTGAAACTAGAATCGTGGAAACGATGATGGTTCTATGCCCAGAAAATTTTCATGATCCTAGCACCCCTGGGTTGCCAGAGTTTGCCGACGTGCCATGTTAGCAGAAATGGGAATGGCGGTCGAAGATCGATCTTGTACGGGGACCGGCTATCTTGTGGACACGGTCGCCCGTCTGCTGGGGTAAGGTCTCACCGGCATGCAGATTCTGAAGACTTGGGTGCAAAGGAACATCCAACCTTTGGGGCGCACTGACCCTCTGATGCATGAGTATTGCCCTCTGATGCATGAGTATTGCGGGAGATGTGATCCCAACCGCTTGCTCCGGCATGAGCTTTCTGAAAGCAAGGTCGAAGATCGCCCGCACCTACTAACCGGCCTTCCCTTGATTTGAGGAGCTCCGCCTATAGGTGGTTGTGGAGCCTTTTAGTATGCCCAATCTGCGTCCCACGGTAAGTCATCAACATTCATCGCTCTGCTATACTTTCAGGCCTATCGATACCCCTTTGACGCTTTTCTACTCTTTTGTTGATCTTTTAGACACCTGATGCGTGACCCCCGACCTCTACGACCTTATGAAGGTGTCGCGGCCTTGTTCTACCCCGGATCAAAGCCCGTCACCAAGGGTGACTACCAAGACTTCGCGCTGAGGACCGCAGCTAGTCGTGAGGGTGCAGCTAAGAGGCAGGGGTTGGCATCGAAAGATGCGCCCCCAACGAAGGATGCTCGGCTACAAATGGAGCTTGTTGTTGATTCGCCATTGCGAGAGGGAACTTCTAGCCCTACCGATGCACAACCTAGATCCACAGGGATGTTGCCCGGATCGCTCGGCCCTTAAGAAGGAGAGCTTCTGCCGTTGACAGGTCGTCCTAGCCGGTCGTCCGTGGCCCCAACTTCCGCATCACCACCTGTCCCTCGCCTGAGGCCGAAAATGGCGGGGAATGAGAAAAATGATAGTTGTCGTCTGCCTGCATCACCTACGATATCTCTCCCCTCAGGAGAGTGGCTGCGTGATGGTTCGGGGTCCGAGCCctctgagctccggccgccgcgggctCTCTGATGTCGTAGGCGGCATTACGCCTCCCCCTCCTTTGCTATTTGAAGGGGGTTTGAATGGCTTCCTTGTGTCGAATACACTCGTTCGTCGGAGCGGGGTCTTGCTCCAAGCTCTGGGAACCACATTTGCTGATTTTAGATCGATGACGGAGGTCGAGACCAAGGTAAATAGACCTCAATCCTTGCCCAATAGCCCTCGAGCCTTGAGAAAATTATATCATAATGTGCTTGAGGGTCTTGTTTCATGGGTGTAGGCTCTTATTGCCCAGGCGTCGGAGCTAGACAACCGAGCTCAAGAGCCGAAGCGCCAAGTTTTGGTGGAGGAGTGGGTGGCTCGCTTGCGAACGTCTAATGTTAGTCCTTCATATGTATGTAGTGGCTCGCAGAATTTGTTCTGCTCTGATCTCTGCTTCTTGGTATTTAATCTAGCTTTGGAGCAACTTCAAGAGCTGCAGATTCAGCTTGACGCCGATCGCAGGGCTGCGAGTCATGCGCAGGATGTGGCTGACACCAAGGGCATGGAGGCTCACTCTTGCCATCAGCTGCTGAGGGCGAATGGCGGCATCCTAGGCAGCAACCGCGGTATTACCGAAGGCCTCCCCACTCAGTCAAGGGAAAGCCGAGGACTGGAGGATGACCTCCAATATCGACTAGAGGCCAACATGGAGGGTTGCAAGACACAGGAGACCTCCTTGACGGAGGCGAGATAGTGTGCGGCGCGAGATCTCCAGGTGCAACGTGCGCACCAAGGACGGCTGGAGGCCATCGTGAGCGGTGAGTATTTGCCTTTTATGATTAGTCTTCTCCATTCATTTGCTGACCGTGC from Triticum dicoccoides isolate Atlit2015 ecotype Zavitan chromosome 6A, WEW_v2.0, whole genome shotgun sequence encodes:
- the LOC119318064 gene encoding uncharacterized protein LOC119318064 isoform X2 codes for the protein MSARGMAGAEGSPEGPALGGVDPFEQARKALSLRTPFEGEETASRAPTLPARLVSWSGPSDRRKKHKKLELPDAAAEERPPQLNAAALSSGKKGAWDHFEAYFRPVTMGDVEMLTPKLPFAHGKLDPCLAIPFLGTTEDLLDQGETFDVAVAETSSYLGVGGEEVVSTKERSGQTMDFVSNMSVEQGIHDVVVQQLVTTGERGEQSLEQRLHDAVVKREWPMEVEQGSSSGGTASPACADEAGTSLHWLLGARQRVVLTSERPNKKRKLIGVDAGLEQLVLLPRLGSQAGTMCDVCCLGETEMASNRMLCCNNCKVSVHQWCYGLHVVPDGQWLCTWCKYVKSTGCSLKKDAGITLSMPCLLCPKEKGALKPVIGEPSRTADGGNLKFAHLFCTLWRPEALVEDMDSMEPITNVGWVQENQRKLVCNICKVKHGACIRCSHGACRTAFHPICARESKHQMEIWGKFGLPNVELRAFCSKHSSVGYVNSVGKGNNASEQSPTEVRLNDANLGSGKIPKLRFTRKKKDRSLNHETSSFNPDNLIKVETMEHGALPHKVRNLNAQATRSMEIDTDHPSVGENLMRNSGDIAMVLKKLIERGNASVSDIASEVGISSASLEAALVGETTTFSHGLKLKIIKWLQKSAHILAVQALKGSSDVVQDNKLDGSDSTDSGNVKSSLVLEDKGATFEMSDSAVPKPSSPRSKDNDKILEEEKAIRSTGTTFENGKKNVVKGSADREYFLAEDLAKEYTGNLSLIGGKDTAKEVDEKLISNSSSGNKVFDTSMEIPNQLQGTSLRRKSNDLTEAELGSEVEECVSSLDKTSSWGDNAKHGSDSVENGVCNHHDCNMDHVHGQPFLNFDDSHSYIHPFIKTKIAHLWNHDLKQNKQTQYHPEEQLCSSDEKRPVDSSVELTETTGIDVTDQLSKAKALGILDHSPDDEVEAEMLFLQASLLDNAMVLKHRCEDLIVKVVQNLSCELDVFSKRKWDFIRVNQFLRDVREAKKRGRKEKRHKEAQAVLAEAAAAVAASSRNSTVRKDANDDVLRRESSPKFGAGSSRVAQRTPSLPRPKDSSKPSNSKVSQVTNSGIFHMPIYSKENALYCDVCLRGETVLNRVSVCSGCKAAVHIDCYKYLEICIGRWKCELCEDISPEDASSSDQSDSNGTKLSLVRCALCHGTSGAFRKTIDGQWTHAFCAEWLLETKYMRGQDDPVSGMETLVKEKDTCCVCNIKVGACLKCNSEDCHTTFHPSCARDAGFYMNTKGFGTVAQHKAYCGKHSSEQKETDAWKYWPEEVNSLKRTRVELEKFRLLCERVIKREKVKRETVLCDHDILAKTKDTVVFSYRTPGASSESATTSVNNKSCSGTMQRSDDVTVDSSISGINTVRFSLNNRDAEGNTADSSRTLISFKRKFSERGPLAGKRLPQRSVNALLKLEDGKQKTKDNKQAETFQKELVMTSDQASTQNQRLPKGYAYVPRDSLSKEKPWKRNTQTHEPQEPGG